The nucleotide sequence GCGACATCGAGTGATCTTGGATTGCCCCGAGGCAAGAGTGTGTTCCTAGAGCTGAAGGGAAGATCACTTTCCAAGGGATTCAAACACATCGATTAGTTCCTATTGTATCTATGCTGCGTGCTGAGGAATTATTGGAGAGTGGAGTAGAGGGATTTTTGGCGACCATTTCAATGGCTAAGGATGATGGGCAACAACTTGAGCTGCAGGATATTCCAGTGGTTGCTGGGTATGAAGATGTTTTTGAGGCCTTAAAAGGGCCACCACCAGCTAGAAGTAATGTTCTTATGATCGAGGTGGAACCAGGAGCAGCACCAGTTTCACGAGCCCCTTACCGTTTAGCACCACCTGAGATGGCTGAGTTGAAGAAGCAGTTGGAGGAACTATCAAGTAAAGGTTTTATCAGGCCAAGTACTTCACCGTGGGGAGCACCAGTGTTGTTTGTGAAAAAGAAGGACAGGAGTTTCAGGCTTTGTATCGACTACAGAGGTTTGAACAAAGTCACCATCAAGAATAAGTACCCGCTCCCGCGCATCGACGAGTTGTTGGATCAATTGCAGGGAGCTTCATGGTTTTCTAAGATTGAGTTGACATCAGGATACCACCAGATTGCAATAGCTGATCATGATGTTCAGAAGACGGCCTTCCGTACACGTTATGGACATTATGAGTTCGTGGTGATGCCATTTGGTTTGACGAATGCACCGGCAGCATTCATGAAGCTTATGAATGATGTGTTTCGCGAACAATTGGATAAGTGTGTGATTGTCTTCATCGACGATATCCTTGTTTATTCTCGAAGTATAGAAGAGCATGCCGAGCACTTAAGGATTGTGCTGGGGAAGCTTAGAGAGCATCGGTTGTTTGCTAAGTTGAGTAAGTGCAGCTTCTGGCAGATGAAGATTGGATTTCTTGGTCATGTGGTTTCAGAAGAAAGAGTTGTTGTGGATTCAGAAAAGATCGCTGCAATTTCAGAATGGCCAACAACCAAAAGTGCGACTGAGGTTCGCAGTTTTCTTGGTTTGGCAGGGTACTACAGGAAATACGTCAAAACTTTTTCTAGCATTGCGAAGCCAATGACGAAGTTAACAGGCAAGGATGTCAAGTTTGTTTGGAAAGATGATTGCTCGGAAAGTTTTGCTGAGTTGAAGCGACATCTTACTAATACACCAGTTTTGGTACTCCAGAGGCCAGGGATACCATATGAGGTTTACACCGATGCATCAGGTACTGGTTTGAGATGTGTATTGATGCAGGAGGGTAAGGTCATTGCATTTTCATCATGGCAGTTGAGGCCTCACGAGACTAATTACCCTACTCATGACTTGGAGTTAGCAGCAGTTGTATTTGCGTTGAAGATCTGGAGATCATATTTGTATGGAGAAAAGGTGAAGATTCTCACAGACCACAAGAGTTTGAAGTACATCTTTACTCAGATGGACTTGAATTTGAGACAGCGAAGATGGATCGAGTTGTTAGCAGATTATAACTTGGAGATCACTTATCATCCAGGAAAAGCTAATCAGGTGGCAAATGCTTTAAGTAGGCGCAGAAGCGATGTTTCAGGAACCAAGGAGGTTCATGAGCTTACAGGAATGCTCGCTAGTCTCAGATTGTGTGCTACTACTGTGGATGAAGACATTGCCTGTCTCGAGGCTGTAGAGCAGGCAGATTTGCTAAGTAAAATACGCAAAGCGCATGATGCTGATGAGGCTTTGAGTAAGCAGATCGAGATTGAGAGTATTGGATATCATACAGCTTCGAGTGGGATGTTCATGTATCGGAACCGGGTTTGTGTGCCTAATGATGAGTTATTGAAAAAAGAAATCTTGCAGCAGGCACACCACTCGCGTTTCTCTATTCATCCAGGAAACACCAAGATGTACAGAGATCTCAAGCGTTATTATCATTGGCCTGGCATGAAGACTTGGGATGAAAGTGCATAAGAGTACGGCTTATCACCCGCAGACAGACGGTCAATAAGAGAGGACTATCCAGACCTTAGAGGATATGCTCAGGGCTTGCGTCTTAGATTGGGAAGGTAGTTGGGTGAAGTATCTACCTCTAGCCGAGTTttcctacaacaacaactatcaTTCGAGTATTGGGACGACACCATATGAGGCTCTATATGGTAGGCCTTGTCATTTGCCTACAACAATAGCTATCATTCGAGTATTGGGATGGCACCATATGAGGCTCTATATGGTAGGCCTTGTCGCACACCACTTTGTTGGACAGAAATGGGGGAGCGACGTGAGATTGAACCAGCCATGGTTCAAGAGACGGTAGAGAAAGTTGAGATGCTGAAGGTTTGGCTTAAGGAAGCCCATGACCGTCAGAAGAGTTATGGAGATAAGCGGCGTAAGGATTTGGAGTTCCAGGTTGGCGACCTTGTATACCTGAAAATGAGGATATTTCAAGGAGGATCTACGACTCGGAAGTTGAAGAAGCTTAAACCAAGATATATGGGACCATACTCCGTTTTGGAGCGAATTGGAGCAGTTGCTTACCGATTGGATTTATCGGAAGAGTTATCAGACTTCCATGATGTGTTTCATGTTTCGGTTTTAAGGAAAGTCGTGAGAGAACCAAAGCTCATTTTGCTACAGCCGCCCAGTGACCTTGACAGAAATTTGCGTGCGCCGTGTCAGCCAATAGAGATATTGGATCGGCAAGTGAAAGCACATGATGGTACGATGACTACATTGGTCAAAGTTCGTTGGGAGAGAGATGGTATTCACGAGGAGACTTGGGAGCCAGAAACCCAAATGAGGATTGATTATCCGAAATTTTTCCTAGATGATATTAGGCAGTCAGTTGTGACATGAATTCGGGGTCGAATTCCTTGTAagtgggggagaattgtaaTGACCCAAACCTATCCCAAAAGCCAAATGACCCAAACCTAACTCCAAAGGCCAAggtatttctttataaaaactcaGCCACCatctatgtttcttttttttatatatatatcaaacctCCAAGAAAAATCATAAGAAAGTTAAGAGATTGAGAATAGAGAACTTTTGCAGAGGGTGAGCCATCACCGGAGTTCGCCGGAGACACCGTACGCCGTGACCAAACTGAGTTCATCCCCACCGTTCGCAATCCTAGAccaccatcgtgttcctctcaACGAGACGAGGCCATAGACACCAACAGCGCCACGATCGGAGCTTGGACGAGCCCTCACGCGCCTCCGGAAGTTCGTCTCTGCGCGCGCATGTACCTCACGCACCGCCGTCGGAAATCGTCACCACCGCCGGACCACCGTCCCCTGCCGCCGGAATCTCCGCAGTCACCGCCGGtgaccgacaccggtgactcgccggcgactcaccaactcggccgagtcgacccggtgagtcaactcggtgaCTCGGTAAACCGGTGGTTTGACTGGATTgaccggtttaaattgatttcgtTTCGGTTAGGGTAAACTGGCCGGTTAAATAAAATGGATTTCtggtcaagggttgaccggttgacctttgaccagcGAATTGACTTTTCCATAAACCTTGACCAGtcccgttttaaaccgttcgaagGGCGTTCTAACtcgaaatttcgatctgatttcagatttggagtccagTTGAGCATctggagttcatagataccactactcttcattgctaaggtgagtGTATATTCCAAACTTCTCGTTCACGGCTTAGGAtcccgaataaatataatttatttctaatatgttCCGTCTGCTTGAATCGagtctgtcattgcttgtttagttatTAGATTCTTTGTTTAAACCGAAACTAGGGTAGTAGATGGTTCAACATTGATTGATTCACTTGATATAATTCTTAGTTAGAGATATGTTTGAGGCGACTACAGGAAGGTGTTCCTGTATGTCATATTGTTTGAGAGGGTACGACCAGTTCAGTCGACCGGCTGGACCGTATTCTGGAgaggtcgataaatcgtctgAGGGCGGTGTTACCGAGCACTTAGGTCGGTGTGTTTTATTTGGCCCgttagtgggcagcgagtgcgcacctcgctaggaccattgGTTGTTGCTTGTGTACTTTAGGTACATGTTTGACatatattagatttaaattataattattcgGAATATTATGTCCGTGTTCTCGGACTTCGGgatagcatcccatacctcattGGGCGATTTttctgtcgctcacccctcactcTTTCCCCCTTTTAGGTGAGACCGATGAGCAGGAGTGATCTTATCGGACTTGGGCTTCTTGGTGCTatttgggcttttgggcttttaCCACTATCAGATTTTGGACTTCTATcacttttatcattttatcgCTTTTGGGCCTTTGGGCTTCTATCTATCGTTTATGTTTATTTCTCATTTCAGATTTTCGGTTTATGTCGTACTTTATACTTCGGATGTTATCGTTATCGGGTCTTTTGGCGTTATGCTATcgtattgacttttatattatggtggaaattattatgattatttgagttgtattattattttatttccgcttttatttattattatatatcgaaagtgacgggtgtcacaattttacttattttgttgcagcatatttatgtattatacaatatattaatgagaactctttaaaatattttacacttGGTTATTGTGGTGtggttaattttattatgtatgCTATTTTATAAGGTAAAAAAGTGAAGAGTCTCTTAAGCTAACCTTGTAAAAGaaatgcatgcatgatgcatcCAACCTCTTATTCTTTAAGAGAGTTTTTTTACTATAGCATAAAAACCAAAACCTAAAATAAACGCTGAGAAGAATCAAGTCATTTTGAAGAAGTAGCATGCAGGCTGAACATGGTTGGAGGagtacattttaaatttttttttggacatcatatatttgttttgtttttttgtcgaCTACCCATCTAAACTAGATCAAGTGGATAACAGACGAACCGATTCTCCGAATAGCATCTCCATCTGTCCGGGTCTGATCTATAAGGGAGAAAatatatcatcttcttcttgcatCTTTGGCTAATTTATCCGCCGGCCATTCCGACTCTGAGGATTATGAGACAGTCTCACATCCTCGAAATCATCATGTAACCTTTGGAATACTTCGATCTCTGCCGCGAATACTGGCCAGTCCATCGGgtttgtagtatttttttttgtttatgaccTTTTTAATTAGGATTTGAATTAAATACAATCAGCataaaacaattgttttttatatttataatttaaaaaggaCAATTACaatctaatctttttttatttctttacatttatcttttcttcatgatattaagaaagaaaaattagtatttttttatctgATGTCCCCGAAGGGACAAAGGTaaattagtattaaataaattgtttgtaCAAATCGGTTTTGAAATaggttttgtaaaaattaaaattacgatgactttttaaaaaaaatcattttattataataatatttttttgtattgaataaattattttaaaattcgttttattttacttttttgtcatcattcgttttattttaataataatttaaaaaatcattttattataataagattgttttttggtttgttttgacCTTTTAAGTTAGGATttgaataaatgaaaattaacatTATGCGAgtggaaatattttaaaaaggaaaaaatatgattttcttacaattatcttttattttattattatgataGTTGAAAAATAGAATGATAGTTGGAAATAGAAAAATcagtgataaatattttttttaacacatgtcacagtcttattatataattgtcatgtgtcgcgatcatgttaattagtaaATTTGAAGAACCAGATGTTTTGTAAgtcataatttaaatataagttaaattaaaaaaattccttaCAAAACATCTGATTGATGATGACTTTTCCATCTTGTTTCTGCTAAGTGCCACGAGAGTTCAGTTAAACAAACCTTCAAGAAGGTATCAAACTTTCTCCGTGCCGAAACGTTTCTAAACAAGAAACATGAACAGCTGAAATTTTTCGATTAACGGTGTTGCTAAGTCACGATACTTTGTATCACCACTCCAGTACATAGGAACAACATGGGATGGTtaacaaggaaaagaaaaatgtccagataaaaatttattacatacacatcaactctaaaccctaaaccctaaatcttcaacactaaaccctaaacatcaattctaaaccctaaaccctaaacttcaactctaaacccaaaaccatcaatacaaaaccctaaactatcaactctaaaccctaaaaagtaaactctaaaccctaaagcctaaaaaattaaccctaaaccctaaaacaacaactctaagccctaaatcctaaaccttaaactctaaaccctaaacataaaccctaaaaccttgaaacatcaactctgaaccctaaaccccaaaacatcaactctaaactctaaatcctaaaccctaaaacatcaactctaaaccctaaaccctaaactacaaccctaaaccctaaaacatcaactctaagccctaaatcctaaaccttcaattctaaaccctaaacgtaaaccctaaatcctaaaccctagagttgatgttttagggtttagatttgaaggtttagggtttttgggtttagggtttacgtttagggtttagagttgat is from Brassica oleracea var. oleracea cultivar TO1000 unplaced genomic scaffold, BOL UnpScaffold01222, whole genome shotgun sequence and encodes:
- the LOC106321097 gene encoding uncharacterized protein LOC106321097, with amino-acid sequence MGERREIEPAMVQETVEKVEMLKVWLKEAHDRQKSYGDKRRKDLEFQVGDLVYLKMRIFQGGSTTRKLKKLKPRYMGPYSVLERIGAVAYRLDLSEELSDFHDVFHVSVLRKVVREPKLILLQPPSDLDRNLRAPCQPIEILDRQVKAHDGTMTTLVKVRWERDGIHEETWEPETQMRIDYPKFFLDDIRQSVVT